GCTAAACTAAAACCATCACTACTTTCAAAGAATACATGATGGACAAGAACCACCACAACTTtcagaatattaaaattttgttttatatgttacattaatattagaaattacatataaaacatttacaaTATAACTCCTAAAGTAATATATCAAATGCATATCTATATATTTGTGAAAAAATACCTATATATATAGGtctaaacacacatatatatacacatattacTTATTAATAAATGTAACGCACTTCATGTTAAGAAATATGTTACGACAAAATacacatgaaatatatattatctcAACAATCATATTCAactatatatacacacaaataTTTTTGTATGATAATAGAAGTACTTATAAATTCTgaataatgaaaatgataatcaatttcatataccaaatattcaaaattttgtgaaactaaaggcataaaaatttaatttgattaaaattacgATTATTTAAATGAAAGAGAAATGAGTAAATATGATACTTACACATaagtcaaataaaattaattattaaaaaaattaaaatatcgaTATAAGAATTTATACTATGcataagttgtggatttagactctgtatttttacttttcttttggTTATTAGTACCTATACATTTTAATTGGTcgattttaatctttttactttttgaaatttcaatgtttactaacattaaattgatttgataaaattttactattaatccTATTCTATACctaaagttatagatttagtcttATATCCTCTCTGGCATACCACATGAAGACGATGATATACTGCCCAAATTTCAGCTTACGATACTGAGCAAATGCCCAACTTGCAGTAGAAACCAACTAGAAACTCACCACTTCCATCGCGCAATAACCCTCCAGCTGCAGCAGCTCTTGAGCTAACCATTACTGGTCCATCAACATTCAGCTGAGTCCACCCTGATGGTGGAGCCTTCCAACCAATCTCTCGTCTCCCCCTACACTGACTAAGTTCACTTGCCATAGCTAGTTGTACCCTCTTGCCCCAAGTGAAACATCTTCTAGCAATCTACAAACTAGACTGTTGGAAAACAAACATGTTCCCTTGCTGCCAAATGCATTCATAGGAATAACGCTGGTCCAACCTCGAGAAACTATAGGAGAATCCCGCGTTAAATGAATGCAAGACTCTCAACTCCAAACTGCACAAACTACAGAATCCTACAAAGATCTCCTGCATCTACTATAGTTCGTTAGAAGCTTCTCCTTTTTGCTAAAAGCCAGAGAAAGTGTCGAATTCTCTGGGGAACTTTCACTTTCCATATACTCTTCTAGTTTGGTTCATGGGATCCCAATATCCTTGCAAAAGACATTTGTAAGCATTCGCAACAGTAGCTTTCCACGTTTTAGACTAGCGATAATCAATTCTATCAGGGAACCTTGGCCACCATTGAACCTAAAAGACTTTTAATTGCCTGAACtgacaaaaattttatttttaactccTATAGACAAAAAAATGCAAATGATGTAGCCCACTCTTATTGAAGTGGCGCGTCTCGTCATCAAAATTGGACTATAttgtcaaataatataaaattacgcCATTTggctaaaaaaatttatcagtaaaaaaaaaaaaacccttatatTGCTCGTTTAGaactacttttttttaaatattctgTTATGTATGTCCAAGATTGCACCAGACAGCATAGGTGTTCCTACACTATATTCTACATTATTTGCTAGGCTCATTTGATCAACCTTTCATGCCATCACAGATTGCAGCTTTTGGTATTCATGCAAGTTACTCACTTGTACAAACCCATCATCTTCCCCTAAAAGAATCCTATGATTAAGACAATTAGATCCTCTTATTAATAACTTTAAAGGCGTCTTCAGTTTTAGTCCACTCCTCTCCCTCGATTTCTCCTATAAATAACCTCTTCATAGTCCAGGGCTCTTCATCCATTActttcaaaagcaaaaaaagaaaaagaaaaaaagagaaaaaaagaaggaagtTAATCATGGCTGTCAGATATTTGTTTCATGTTTTGGTCCTCGTCTATGTCTTGGCTACTGTAACTGCTGCACGCCAACTGCCCATCTCCAGCAAGCCAGGCCGCCTGGAGGAGAATGGAGGGCTTGCCGAGTGCTGGAATGCACTAAATGAGCTGAAATCATGCACAGATGAGATCATTCTGTTCTTTGTTAATGGCCAAACTGACATCGGCCCTGAATGTTGTGGTGGCATCGAGGTTATCACTCGTAAATGTTGGCCTACCATGCTCACTTCCCTTGGTTTCACATCTGAGGAAGGCAACATCCTTAGAGGCTACTGTGATGCATCTTCTACTCCTGCTGCTGCTGCTCCTCTAGGCGCTTCTTCGCCAGTTAGTTAAAGAAGGTGGCACTCTCAAAGTTCTgagtttttatttgtattttgtttgGTGTTCCGCTACTGTTTGAtatgtaataaagtttaaatggAATTAAGCACTTGTCAATCATGAAATCGTTTGGTCTTCCTTAAGCTAGCTAGAATGCTAGATTATCTAGTAAAAAGGAGAATGAGTAGGGAGTACCTAGGAAGACATTTATAAAATCTACCACTCCACCCTCCTTGACaattataatgattttaattatcacttaatttcttttctcttttttacttaaattgatcaattttaatctcttactaaaaacaataaatataaagaaaagagattatattattattttattttaataaataaaataaaatcatttattttaatttaattttcacattcTAAAAGGAGCCCTAGTGAAAGGACAAGGTTGGGGCATAGGCCcttcttttaaaatctcaaaacaaaaatagtaaaaatttaacCCAATACTAATTAGTACCCCCCATTTTTATCGCTTTGTCACCTTGCCAAAAAACCTAACCAAGTACATTTTCCTGGGGTATACCATTGGTCGGTTTAAACTGGCCGGTTCGATTTGGTCCATGTCGGTTCGTCGGTTTTGAAATTGACCGACGAAACGGgcttataatttataatatttattaaagcCGAAACACACCCAAAAAAATAACCGGCTAACCCAGTTTAAATTTAGCAACCCAAATACtttaaaacccaattttaaaaccaaaaaaaagaaaaagaaaaaaagaagagccCTAGTTGTGTTTGTCTAAACTAAACAGAACAGAACCCCTGATTCCTAaatgtcttcttcttcttgaaatagaaagaaaaaaaaaatagcaaagcTGCCCCCTTCGACCTTCGTTGCAATCCAGCGCCTGCGCCTGCCAGCCGGCATTCATCTTTGATCTTCCCCCTTTTAATTTGGCATGCAAACATGACCAGCAAGATAAAGTATAGCTGAGATGTTTGTATGCCGCTTGAAAATGGTTAATCGACCGAACCGACCTACTCAAAGTCGGTTCGATTAGATCGGTTTAGGAAAcaaatttcaagatttaatgGATGGTGTGCTCTAAATTCTAACGTTCAACACCCCAAAAGTAGTGGAGTCAAGCCAATTACGTTTAAAATCAATCTTCCTTTTTATACAATAACCACTATCTATCCTCACCAAGAAATGCTGCTAGCAAACATACAAATTCGCAATCTACATTCAACATAAAAAGCAGATACTACTTTCACCATTAACAATTAAGCCTTTTATCcaaaaggcaaaaaaaaaaaaaaaatcaagaataatAAACatcatttttcaagtttttcttcttaatttaatattgagCCTCAAGAATCTAACCCAAGATATACACATAAAGCAATCAATTCCTTTTCTTAAACAACACTGGGGAAAAAAATGATCCAAATGAGTTAAAAACAAAGCAAGACAACTGTAGAAGAAACCATGAAAGCATAGATCAAGATAAGGAAACCAAAATGCAATGCCCAGTTTCTCTTGAACTTTGCAAAGTAAGTTTCAGGAGGTTCCTGGTAATGAATCTCGAACTCACCCTCTTCTCCAAACCCATCAACGAACTCGCCATTGTTAATCCTCATCTTCATTTCTCTAAGCTTATCAGTAGCCAGGCCAAGAGTCAGCTTGTGGCACCTTCTCTGGTACTTGAACCCATTGATGCACCTCAAGGTCTGGGCCACTGAAACGTAGAAGATAAGATGGGAAAGGGAAAGCAAAGTGATGGGTGCCCAACAATGGCGGCATTGGAGACGTGTGGACTGAGCTTGAGCCATGAAGACGAGGGctaagaagatgaagaagagcTGGAAAAGCTTGTGGAGCTCTTTCTTTTGGAGATCGATAGCTCTTTTCTTTTCCAGGGTTTTCTCAAAATGGAGCTGGATTATAGTGTTTAAGGCTTGAAGAGCCGTTTCCTTGGGGATGGTTTGATGACGTGTTGGCTCATAGTCCGCCATTGATGTCCAAAGGAGAGAGATGAGAGGTTTGTGGGGTTTGGAGAATGAAGGCTAAGGCACTGAGCCTCGGAAAATCTGAATGAACGGTGGGTGTGGTTGGGATCTCAAGAAATGTGGTGGTGGTGGAGAGAGGGTTATTTGATCTTTTTGGTAAGAAATCTGAATGAACGGAATGCAGGGGGTTTCATTGCTGTAAATTGTAAAACTGTAAACTTAGGATTCTTAGTTTATTTACGTTGCTGTGATCTGACATGCGACTTCATCAATTCCTAAGTTCTTACAATTAAAcccaaatattttattcattcaattcaagcactaggtttttttattacataaataacAACTCAATCTTCCACCCTTGAAATCTCCCTTTCTTTATCGAAGGTTTAACTTTTTGGCCTCTACTAGGGAAGCTTGGTTTTGATGGGCTTTCcttcttgtatttgtttttttttcccctcATTTGTTGTAattactttttcaaaaataattttctacttattgatcaaagaatttaaattttttttataaaatcaattataaaaacGATAGTAATATTATTGAgggagaaaattatttaatccgatgaaatatatgttttttaatataaaaaattttcttttgatggaTTAGTTCTATACAACTTTAAACCATTTTAAGAGGTCTATCTTAacattagattttttttaaaaatttgattaatttgcaccaatataaaaatataagatatcAATGGGCTAAATTAGTAGTATATGTCGATTTTTTAATTGACTTTTTAGgtcgattttttttaatttagggaaataggttATTTTTAGAGTGAGTGTGTGAAAGCACGCTCAGCTAGATGAGCTTTCACACTCTCTCCTcgacctttttattttattttttaaggttagggttagagttttttaattaaaaattagggtttttttgttaaaaattagggtttagggttttaggtgtAAAACCATGAAAGTTTATAAATAGATTTGAGGGGCTGGGGATGTATTAACGTGTCTCAGAACACATACATTTTATATGTCATGTCGGGATAGGACCATTACCTCAGAAACCCATCTTATGAAAGTTAGTTTCCGGGGTGACAATGCTTGATACGGTCACGAGTCGAAGTCTAAGTGGAGGTCTCAGTCAATGAACGTGATGTGGTCGCGGGTTTAAGTATAACCGAGGGCCAGTTGACAGCCATTATGCGGTCACgagttcaagctttttggatACCCGCAAATGATGCcttatatataccatacataagattgagaccataatcataaggaaaaaCAAAGGGATTTTCGGTGTAATCAACataattttttctctatttccagGTAGCCGGTATctttaacctttcattcttaTCCAAAGGCTAACACCGAAGTAGACACAAGAGGGTTCTTAGGCGAAGAGCGAATGTTTCGACATAGTAGAGGCCAGACTCTAGTCGGTGTGACAACagttgtagttattaatgggTTGTTTAATAACGACAACCATTGTTACCTCAAAAGGAGCATCACCTTTACTGCACCGCAACAACTACTGTCTGCTTGAGAGTCCTCTTATGTCCACGGCAGTGCCGACTTTCGGATAAGAATGAAGGTTCAAGATACTGACTAcgtgaaaatagagaaaaaattacGCCGATTATAGCGAGAAGCCCTACAATTTTCCCTATGATTATGCCCTTAAACTTCTGTATGGTATTTATAAGGCAACACCTCCGGGTAtccaaaaattttgagattgtgCCCGTATAATGACCATCAACTGGCTCCCCCGTTATACTCTAATCCATGAACTCATCATGGTCGTCGACCGAGACCTCTACGTAGACTTCTACCCGTGAccatataaaacaaaatcacCCCGAAACCCGACTTCCACAATATAGGTTTCCAAGATAATGGTCCCATCttgacaaaatatattaaatgtgtaCATCTCAGAGCGATATTGCATCATCGATGACTCAAGAATACCTCAAATCGAAAATTTTATTAGcgacaaaaattttaatactgaAGTAAGGAAGAAACTGAGAGacaaaaatattgtaaattagAGGGATGGAGGCCGAGAGAGATGATGGATTTAGGGATGCTAGAGCA
This genomic window from Gossypium raimondii isolate GPD5lz chromosome 10, ASM2569854v1, whole genome shotgun sequence contains:
- the LOC105778327 gene encoding egg cell-secreted protein 1.4 — encoded protein: MAVRYLFHVLVLVYVLATVTAARQLPISSKPGRLEENGGLAECWNALNELKSCTDEIILFFVNGQTDIGPECCGGIEVITRKCWPTMLTSLGFTSEEGNILRGYCDASSTPAAAAPLGASSPVS
- the LOC105778325 gene encoding uncharacterized protein LOC105778325; translation: MADYEPTRHQTIPKETALQALNTIIQLHFEKTLEKKRAIDLQKKELHKLFQLFFIFLALVFMAQAQSTRLQCRHCWAPITLLSLSHLIFYVSVAQTLRCINGFKYQRRCHKLTLGLATDKLREMKMRINNGEFVDGFGEEGEFEIHYQEPPETYFAKFKRNWALHFGFLILIYAFMVSSTVVLLCF